From the genome of Yersinia enterocolitica, one region includes:
- a CDS encoding DNA-binding protein HU-beta: MNKSQLIDKIAAGADISKAAAGRALDAIIASVTESLKEGDDVALVGFGTFAVRERSARTGRNPQTGKEISIPAAKVPGFRAGKGLKDAVN; the protein is encoded by the coding sequence GTGAATAAGTCACAACTGATCGACAAAATTGCCGCAGGTGCAGATATTTCCAAAGCGGCCGCTGGGCGCGCGTTAGATGCAATTATTGCTTCTGTTACTGAATCTTTGAAAGAAGGGGATGATGTAGCTCTGGTTGGTTTTGGTACTTTTGCAGTACGTGAGCGTTCTGCACGTACTGGCCGCAACCCTCAGACAGGCAAAGAAATCAGTATTCCTGCTGCTAAAGTACCAGGCTTCCGTGCCGGTAAAGGCTTGAAAGACGCAGTAAACTGA